One Aegilops tauschii subsp. strangulata cultivar AL8/78 chromosome 7, Aet v6.0, whole genome shotgun sequence genomic window carries:
- the LOC109755835 gene encoding brassinosteroid-responsive RING protein 1 → MGFPSVCYCVILPQPLILVLQLLDFLRHAVLLCLSSLGLAAPPAADDHPAYAPPPDLWAVAEAAAPSSSLSLASGPAPAPAAIKARLPAVRYADLKSRRCAAGAAAASTCCAVCLGALEARHRVRELGNCAHAFHKACIDKWVDKGQATCPLCRALLLPTDADAGKLPSFSF, encoded by the coding sequence ATGGGGTTCCCCTCAGTGTGCTACTGCGTCATCCTGCCGCAGCCGCTCATCCTGGTGCTGCAGCTGCTCGACTTCCTCCGCCACGCGGTCCTGCTCTGCCTCTCCTCGCTCGGCCTCGCGGCGCCGCCGGCGGCCGACGACCACCCGGCCTACGCGCCGCCGCCGGACCTCTGGGCCGTGGCGGAGGCAGCGGCTCCCTCGTCCTCTTTATCCCTGGCATCCGGGCCGGCGCCCGCGCCGGCGGCCATCAAGGCGCGCCTCCCCGCCGTCCGGTATGCTGACCTCAAGAGCCGGCGCTGCGCCGCCGGGGCCGCGGCGGCGTCGACCTGCTGCGCCGTGTGCCTGGGCGCGCTCGAGGCGCGGCACCGCGTCCGCGAGCTCGGCAACTGCGCGCACGCCTTCCACAAGGCCTGCATAGACAAGTGGGTCGACAAGGGTCAGGCTACTTGCCCCCTCTGCCGCGCGCTCCTCCTCCCCACCGACGCCGACGCCGGCAAGCTGCCCTCTTTTTCCTTCTGA